In Bacteroidota bacterium, the sequence CGGAGAAATCAATAGGTTTATTAGTAGCCGGAAGTTGTTTTACTTCCATGTTTATTGGATTTGATAAAAGAATCTTTTTAATATTTTGGGTACCTCCAAAGAATGGGTCATCAAAAAAACTGTCCAATAATGAATTTGCACTTCTTCTTTTATTTGCCTGCCTGATTTGTGCAATGCATTCCAATTCCATTGCATCAATGGTCAGGTTTCCTGATTTTTGAGGAAACAAAGCAAACTTCCGTAGTTCGGCAGTAACATATTCAACGCCATTTATGGTTTCGTTTGCTTGCCTGAATTCTTCTTGTGGATTCAAAAGATTTTTCGACCAGAACCCTTGAAAACTCGATAATTTATTAATTCCTATTTGGGCAATGGGAACCTTCGTATAAATTTTATAAGTCAGGATGACCTGTTCACCCAAGTAAGGGTTTTTCTTATCAACCGTAGCCCTAATAAACAAATCATTTTCATTTATTTGAGAAAGTCCTTCTTGCTCATCAGAACCTTGATTTTTCGGAGCACCTGTATTGTTTTGTGCGGGTTGTTTACTAACGTGTACCGTTAATTCTTTGGTCTCATAATCTTTGCCATCAATCGTGATTTTTGCAGGCGGAATGGTAAAATCCCCTTCCTTATCTGCCCTTAAGTAGTAAGTATATATGATAGACATCGATTGAGACATCTTACCATTAATGTTTGAATATGATGAATTTGTTGAGATATTGGGTCCGGATAATACGCTTAGTCCTTTAAAATAGGGTCCAATGAAATTTGTCCCTTGCTGATTTGCGATAAACCGAATCATAAACTGTTCACCAACGGCAACATTGGTTTGCCCACTTGCCTCAAAAGTAACCTGAGAATAGCTTCCCAGATTCATCATTAAAACAAATAAAATAAGTGACAGTCTTCTTTTCATCGTGCTTTTTATCTTTGCAAAATTAAGAATTTATATTACTACCAATCCTTTTCAATTTTTATCGCCTTAGAATTTTTTGCCTGTTCTTTTTTAAGCTTTTCTAAGGTTTTCTTTTCCTTATCTTTCAAAGCTTCCAACATACGCTCTGCATCTTTTTTTGAGATCTGTTTTGATTGAGGTTGCTGATTATTTTCATCTTTTTGATCTTGTTTCTGATCTTGTTGGTCCTGCTTGTCTTTTTGATCCTGATCCTGTTTTTGATCTTCTTTCGGTTGATCCTTATCTTTATTCTTGTCCTGGTCCTTGTTATCTTGCTGATCTTGTTTCTTCTCTTCTTCCTCCTTTAGTTTTTGTTTGGCATATTCCAAATTATATTTGGTGTCCATGTCATTCGGGTTATTTCTTAATGCATGTTTATAGGCCTCAATACTTTCTTTGTATTTGTCCGATTCTAATAACGAATTCCCAAGGTTATGGTAAACTTCAGATTTTTGGCCATTATCAGTTATCTTCTCTCTGATACGGTCAAATACCTGGGCCGATTCATCGTAATTTTTTTGTGAATAAAGTGCATCACCCAAATTAAACTCTCCTTTGAAGGAATTATTATTTATTTCCAAAGATTTTCTGTAATTGATTTCTGCCTCTTTAAAATCGCCTTTTTTAAATTGACTGTTTCCCTTTCGAATGAGCTTGACTTCATTTTGAGAAAAGCCTGCTAGTGTCGAACATATTAAAAAGATTATGATAGTAAATTGTTTCATCATTTATTATTTTAAAATTTTGAATGTAGTATGTTCAATTTAAAATTTAAAAGTCTTTTATTTTTTCTGCATTCTACATTGGAAAATCTACATTTTACATTTTTGTCTTAATTTTACTCAAATAGTTTAATTCGATCTGCCCATTTGCTTTTTCTTTCAACAATGATGAATTCAAAAACTAATAAGAATAATGTTATTACGATAAAATATTGAAAGCGATCTTCGTAATCCGAAAATGATTGTGTTTCAAATTCCGATTTTTCAAGCTTGTCAATTTCTTCAAATATTTTATCAAGTCCGGCTTGTGAATTATTTGCCCGAACATAATAACCATGTCCGGCTGCAGCAATTTGTTGCAACATTGTTTCATTAAGCCTTGTGGTAATTATATTATCCTCATTGTCTTTTTTGTATCCGGAGATTTCACCATTGGTATAATTCGGAATCGGGCCTCCTTCAGGTAATCCCATACCAATGGTGTAAACAGTAATTCCTGCCTCCACCGCATTTTTCGTTTCGTCCAAAGCATCTCCTTCATGATTTTCTCCATCCGAGATAATCACAATGGCTTTATTATGATTATTTTCTGAAAATGATTTGATTGCCAGTGCCACGGCTTCACCGATTGCTGTACCTTGAACGGGCATAATATCAGGACTTATTGACGAAAGGAACATTTTAGCTGCTGCATAGTCGGATGTAATTGGAAGTTGCGTGTACGCATGACCGGCAAACACAATAATACCAATTCGGTCGCCTTTTAGTTTGTCGATTAAATTTGAAATGGCCTGCTTTGATGCCTGTAAACGATTTGGTTTGATATCTTGTGCCAACATACTGTTTGAAACATCCAGCGCAATCATGATATCAATCCCTTTACGTTCGGCTTTTTCAACCTTGGAACCAATTTGCGGATTGGCTATGGCAATCACCAATGATCCTAAAGCGAATAAAATGAATAAAAATTTAATGAGTGGTCGGCTTGCCGACCGCTGGGGCATCAGCTTTGCAATAAGATTTACATCACCCATGCGGGCAATGGCTTTTCTTTTCCAATAACTCATCATCATGTATAAAATGATAAATATCGGAATCATCAAAAATGCATATAAAAATGTTATATTTTCAAACCTGATCATTTTTCTATCTTATGGTATTGTTCTAAAAACAGTTTTCTTTAATAAAATTTCAAGCGAGAACAGTAAAAACGCAATTAGGGCCAAGGGAAAAAACTCTTCCGTTTTCCTTCTAAACTCGGTGACATCAATTTTTGATTTTTCCAATTGATCTATTTCAGCATAAATCGCTACAAGTTTTTCGTTACTAGTTGCCCTGAAATACTTACCATCAGTCAAGGCAGTAACCTTTTGTAACAGCTCCTCGTCAATCTTAACTTCTACATCCTGATATTGTATCCCGTAAGGAGTTTGGACCGGATAAGGAGCCATACCAATCGTTCCCACGCCAATAGTGTAAATCCTGATCCCATATAGTTTTGCAATCTCTGCAGCCGAGAGTGGATCAACAGACCCGGCATTGTTTACTCCATCA encodes:
- a CDS encoding tetratricopeptide repeat protein, encoding MKQFTIIIFLICSTLAGFSQNEVKLIRKGNSQFKKGDFKEAEINYRKSLEINNNSFKGEFNLGDALYSQKNYDESAQVFDRIREKITDNGQKSEVYHNLGNSLLESDKYKESIEAYKHALRNNPNDMDTKYNLEYAKQKLKEEEEKKQDQQDNKDQDKNKDKDQPKEDQKQDQDQKDKQDQQDQKQDQKDENNQQPQSKQISKKDAERMLEALKDKEKKTLEKLKKEQAKNSKAIKIEKDW
- a CDS encoding VWA domain-containing protein; the protein is MIRFENITFLYAFLMIPIFIILYMMMSYWKRKAIARMGDVNLIAKLMPQRSASRPLIKFLFILFALGSLVIAIANPQIGSKVEKAERKGIDIMIALDVSNSMLAQDIKPNRLQASKQAISNLIDKLKGDRIGIIVFAGHAYTQLPITSDYAAAKMFLSSISPDIMPVQGTAIGEAVALAIKSFSENNHNKAIVIISDGENHEGDALDETKNAVEAGITVYTIGMGLPEGGPIPNYTNGEISGYKKDNEDNIITTRLNETMLQQIAAAGHGYYVRANNSQAGLDKIFEEIDKLEKSEFETQSFSDYEDRFQYFIVITLFLLVFEFIIVERKSKWADRIKLFE